The stretch of DNA ATCAAACGAAAAAATATAGCTTAACAAGAAGAGTTCTTGGTGGCTGGTTACTCCTTTCCAGTTTAAagataattcaattttttttcggtccttaatatttcaattttttggcgcttttccatttttttttcttgtcctTTTTAAAGAGAGTTTTTCCTTTCTCTTGAAGGTCTAGAGAGGTCATCAAAAGATTTGGAAGTCTCTAAGAATTTGGATGACAATTTTGATCAAGAATGGTCACAGATTTCTCAGACACATAAGAGgtattattgtaatttttaagTGCATACTAATTGTGTGCAGCATGAATTTTTTCAATTCAGTGCATCATTAAGATTCTTAGCTCTTCTTTTCATgtataattgaaaaattttagtattttgaattttttcttaCAACATTGTGATACAATCTTCATGCATATTTATCTGGCTGATTCTGTTCATTATTGTATTGTATCTTGTAGAATAGCATCTTTCAGAGACAAGTCAATCAACAAATGGCAGAGGATGACACAAGTGACAACTGGTGCTGCTGCCATTAAAGGCAAATTGCATGCGTTTAATCAGGTCAGGTTCTGAAAGTGGGCTGAGGATTTTGCAATGTGAGAGGCAtgttattttactcataatatGTTGTTTCATAACAGGATATAACTAATCAAGTCGCTGCTTATATGAGGGACCCCAGTAGAATGATCAAACAGATGCGGTTGAGAAAATCTGCTGTTAGTGTATTTGGATCTGTAAGTTGGTCGCTTAATCTTAGTTGTTATAGAAGCGTTCTGTGGATTTCAGAGTATGCTAGGCTTTACTTTTAACCATCATGTCTACTCACTGGCATATATCTCCACTGTCCAGGTTCACGAGGTTAAGGATAACATGAAAGACGAGGTAAGAATTATACATTACTGGTTAATTTTAGTATTGATTTGTCAGCAATTGTGTGCCTAGTAAGTGATGATTAGCAAGTAATGTTCTCTCTTGTCATTGTAGTTTTAAACATGACATTGTTTTATAATTCACTCTGCTCAGGAAGCACAAACTGATGGTGATCCTGAACTTCTGGATGATTCTGAATTTTATCAGCAATTACTGAAAGAATTTTTTGAGACAGTTGATCCTAATTCATCTGGTAAAACACTTTGTGGCTGAAAATTTTCACATATAGCTCTTTTTTCGCCAGTGTTTTTAATTTCCTGGCTGAATATTATGCCCTCAAACTCCATTCTTTAATAGTGTATGTCAAATACCTCATTTTCtgttatttctcttttatagaGACAGCATTTTATGCGTTGAAGAGAATGCAAAAAAAGAAACGAAAAATTGTTGATCGCCGTGCCTCAAAAAGCCGCAAGATAAGGTATCAAGAGACTGCCAATACTTTTGAGTTTCTTTCCCTGGGTGTGTTTGTACGGTGTGTTTCTTTCATCATATTAACTGAACAAGCTTTTGAATGATTTGATGTTGAAGGTATAATGTTCATGAAAAGATAGTAAACTTTATGGCCCCTCAACCCATGAATCTTCCTCCTATGGCTCCAAAGTTATTTGAGAATCTGTTCGGATTGAAGACTCAAAGATCATCTGCTGCAGCCTCATAATCATGGTTGGTAGACAAAAACATATGTTGTATCAATTTTCTAACACTACCAAAggaaatttaatttcttgcccgTGCAAGCCAAAATTTTGCTCTATGTACTCCATATCTATTCAGGATAGATGTCTACATATCTATTCAGGATAGATGTGCCTAAGagattttgattaatttaagcTAGCTTATGTTGTTTTTGGTGTCCACACATTTAAGAAGGAACAACATTACACAGCCATAGAAATCTAACTAGAATATGTTGCCACATCTTTATATTATCTCTTCAGCCAAAGAAAGATTAAAGTATGGAAGGATTTTCACTTTTAGTAGAAGCAAAATCACTTTTGGGCTTTTGGCATTATCTCTTCAACCATAGAAAGGTTAAAAGTATGCAACGATTTTCACTAGTGGAGAGAATGCTATCTACAATGAAATATATGATTCAATGTAAATGTGAACAAATAATGGTTGAGTGATAATCAGTGGAGTAGTCAAGTTCGGTCATGAAGAATGATTCGTTTTTTAAATTGGTTATTcgaaagttttttttaattaaatttgtcttttaaaaattttaaattagttatattattttttttgttattttcgttACTAACGACATTAAAATTCGCTGATATGGCATGTTAAGTGATATCATATTGACTACAATATTGTAATTAGTTACTAATATgataagtttataaaattagatcaaattaatCTCAAATTAAGAGAGATTTTGAGgcaatgaaaattttcaatttacaattgatttgatataatttcataaatttatcaTGTTAGTAGCCAATTATGACTCTTAGGTATGTGTTGTGGTGTCATTTAACGTGTCATATCAATAAATTCTGAGGTCATCGGCAAAAGAACTAACGGgactaacttaaaatttttaaaggaggaatttgatttaaaaaaaaaaaatttttgaaaactaatttagAGAATTAGTGATTTTTAAGAGACAAATTTGACAATTTATTCATTTAGGTATGAAAGAATGAATGACACACACATACATATGATTTGCACTCTTTGGAACCAGCAACTGCTCAAAATAAAACCCGTTACTGCCCATTAAATGTGAATAACCATGAGTGGTTCTATCCGTTGTTTGTGCAATCATCACTTATACTAGTGATGTATCtgtttattctcattttttattgGCCCATTATAACCAAGTAATGTGCTATTTGTATTCATCAAGTATTATATATTTGGAAGTGAGGCACTATGAATATTAGGCCATTTAATCTGATGGCCAAGTACCAAGTTAAGATCATCGCCCACAGAAAACTAGAGATTCTTACTTGCTAAATCCTTTATTATATATGCTGCATGACAAACAAATCTTAGTGTAATTAACACTTAGGAAGGGAAAAAATGGGGTTTGAGGAAATGTGGTCAAAAATAGGATCAATAATGGCTACCATAATGTTCATGTATGCCATGTTTGAGAAATTCTTCCCTCCTCACCTCCGTATGCATGTCCAAAAGTACACACACAAACTAGCATCCTTCTTGTCTCCATACATCCAAATAACTTTCCCTGAGTTCGCCGGCGAGCGCCTCAAGCGAAGCGAGGCCTTCACGGCCATCCAAACATACCTGAGCGCCACCTCTTCCCTCAGCGCGAAAAGGCTGAAGGCGGAAGTGGTCAAGGACAGCCAAACCCCGGTAGTACTGAGCATGGATGACAGTGAAGAAGTGAGTGATGAGTTCAAAGGTGTTAAGGTTTGGTGGCTCTTAAACAAAACCACACTCAAAACGCAATCGTTTTCGTTCTATCCAGCTTCTGATGAGAAGAGATACTACACTTTAAGCTTTCACAACCGTTATAGGGACCTCATTGCTCACTCTTACATCCCTCATGTCTTGGAAGAAGGGAAAGCAATCAAGATCAAGAACAGGCAATTGAAGCTCTACACCAACAATTGCAGCACTGGTTGGTATTATCCACCTTCCATGCATGAATACTTCAAAATTTTCATAGAACTTCTGCACATACTCTAAGGCTTTACTATATACTATTTCTAAAGTTCTGTACGCCAGAAAGAGTTTAATTCTGAGGTGTTGATAGTGTAAACTATTTTATATAGTCATTCATTTTAGATGATCATTCAAGTGTTGATTAtttaaagtaattatttttgtcgATATATTGATACGAAATTAGATACATTTGTAATATTCTTTTATACTACaagtgcattaaaattaaattatatgttaaaattaaaaaaaaactttatatttgaaataagagtatttttaatcattatATTCTCATTTTTACATACTTATTAGTCtccaaattatattttattgtaaagaatttaattaaaaaatcaatttttttagacTAATTTCAGCTaactcttttaaaaattaaaatgatcttttatcttaaattttaaattccaaagtataaattctaaatcctCAAAAAATAAGAGCTAAAAAAGAATTTTACTATAACAAACAAAAATTGAGTATTTACAAATTGATTCCCTATATTTATTCTATAGGAAATAATAAGAATTCCCTGTCCCCTTTTTCCTAACAATCAAGGAAAACAAAGCATTAGTAAATTTTGCTTTGCATCCAGTCCAATATATCttttgttcacattgtttaatattttcattatttatctaTACTTTTCTTAAGGGATAACTTTTCCTAAGGGATAACATATTAACATTTCAATAGACACCCTTAAACTCTTCAATGCATTATCCAATCAAATCACTAGCTATGGAATTGTTATATTTATGTATTGAATCTTGCTGAATACTTTTACCTATATCTGTGCAACAAAGGTTGGTATGGATGGAACAGAGCAAAGTGGAGCAATGTGACATTTGAGCACCCTGCAAGGTTTGAGACATTAGCCATGGAGCCAAATAAGAAGGAAGAGATAATAAATGATCTTATTAAATTCAAGAAGGGAAAAGAGTACTATGCCAAAATTGGCAAGGCATGGAAAAGAGGGTATTTGCTATATGGTCCTCCAGGTACTGGAAAATCTACCATGATAGCCGCAATGGCGAATTTCCTATACTATGATGTCTATGATCTTGAGTTAACATCAGTGAAGGACAACACACAATTGAGGACCCTATTGATTGAGACATCAAGCAAGTCTATCTTGGTGATTGAGGACATTGATTGTTCCCTTGATCTCACcggaaaaaggagaaacaagAGAAATGGGAAAGGGAATCAAGATAATGATGAATCTAATAAAGATCCTGTTAAAAatgctgaagaagaagagaataaggATAGTAAGGTAACATTATCAGGTAGGAACTTATGCCCCcactatatattttttctttggttCAATTATATAGAAGGGATATATTTTGCttttataattgaattttatatttaaaaattttttaattggattattatatcaattttaaatttataattatatatttactatttaaaaagtatttaacttaataaaatatgCTGATACATATTCGCTAGCAGTTTaatctataatttaattttgaggtGGTGAAATTTTCTTGATCTGTGtcactattattatatatagggCTATTGAATTGCATTGATGGTATTTGGTCAGCTTGTGCTGGAGAGAGGATCATAGTTTTCACCACGAATTTTGTGGACAAGCTTGATCCAGCACTCATTAGGAGTGGAAGAATGGACAAACACATTGAGTTGTCTTATTGTTGCTTTGAGGCTTTTAAGGTTCTTGCAACAAACTACTTGGACATTGATgatcaccatcaccatcacttGTTTTCCATTGTTGAGAGGTTGTTGGGTGAAGTGAATGTTACACCTGCTGATGTTGCTGAGAAGATCATGCCGAAATCGAACTCTGATGATTCGGAGATATGTTTGAAGAACTTGATTGAGTTTCTTGAGAGtgccaagaagaaggaggaggaggaggatgaagaaGAATCAAGGTtgaaggaggagaaagagagggaaaatggAGAGTTGAAGAATAATAATGGAGTGAAAGAGAATGGTTTCATCCACTGATTTTGGAATAAGGTAAATAAAGCCACAAACAAATAGAGATCCAAATGTGGTTTTGTTTTGTACATGATATCATGATTCCAATGATACATGAAATGGTGTATGCATGCTTTGAGTTACTGGAATAGTAGTATAAATTAGAAGTAAATGGTCAAATTCGTCTTTAAAAGATTATTCGttctttaaattagtttttaaaagattttttaatcaaatttatctttcaaagattttaaattaattacattaGTCCTTCTGTCATTTTCTCTGTTAATGGCGCCAATATTTGTTAATGTAGTACGTTAAGTGATATTACAACACATATAAGAGTCTTAATTGACTATTAGCATGATAAACTtatgaaattaaatcaaatcaaaacctaattAAGAGAAGAACTTGAGGTATTGGAATCCCTCAATTTGGGGTTGATTTGATCTAGTTTCATAAATTTATCATATTGGTCGTCAATTAAAACTATTAGATGTGTTGTAGTATTACTTAACATGTCACATCAACAAATTTTGATATTGTTAATAATGAGAGTgacaaaaaaactaaaataattaatttaaaatttttaaagaataatttaattaaaaaatatttttaaaaattaattttaaaaaaaattttagagattaatttaaCTATNNNNNNTGCATAGGCGTTCAATGGGCATGTATATGGATGTATTGTATTGTATCTTATATATTAATAACGATTTTATTTGCtacttgttagttgttattatacctgcctttttgtttttcaacaaGCATAAATAAATTGCCAATTCAACCATGAAAAGACTTTGGTACGGAGATAGTATAATGGGTTAAGTACATACTTTTTTTTAGTCTCTAAGATTTggactaaaatttaaatttgtttttaactttttttttttattaaaatcatctttaacattataaaaggttataaaattattcttttattcataaataataatttttggaataattttatctttaaataaaaataaaaaatatttaaaaaaataaaccacTCCCACTCCACCCCTaccactaaaaaaataaaaaataaaagacgcagaacaaaaaaaagaaaaaaacagagaaaaaaaaagaaagaaaaaggaaacaaaacaGAGCAATAGCCGGTGTTGAATCACTGACGCCAATCACCGTTGTGCGGAGTTCTTATGAGACCTCAACTTGAAGCGGAGACGTGACCCAGAGAAGTTATAACGGTTCGGATCTGTCCGCAAGAACTGAATCGGAGTGGAACTGAAAATGAAAGGTAGGGGAGAAAGCTTTCTGTCGTCACGAGTGCAGGTTCTGGCGAGGACAAGTCAGGTAGTCACGAGTCGTTGTAGCTGTCTGTCGTCTTCGTCGTTGCTTCGGTCGCGAGTCATGAGTCACAGTAAAGGTTCCGCGAGGACTAGCGAATGCTTTCTTTCATGATCGTCGTTCAGCGAGAGAGATCGAGAGTTGTGTTCATGTTTTCTGCTTGAAGAGGTTTTTTCGGGATAAAAAGGGTTTGGGGTTCATGTGGCGTATGGATCTAGAACCTCTGGGAAGAAGgagatgaaaaagagaagactTGTTTTTTAGATCTGGAACCTCTGGAGTTcatattctctctttttttctctc from Arachis duranensis cultivar V14167 chromosome 4, aradu.V14167.gnm2.J7QH, whole genome shotgun sequence encodes:
- the LOC107486764 gene encoding uncharacterized protein LOC107486764; its protein translation is MGLSAKKSKKMRKSDSDSDDYNDMEFEEMEQEKDNFDDNDYGEEDEEEQGEEEEDGEEGTDEEDQSGWNNDEMEQLEKEYRDLHHQELFDLKNLKHHKDEDLLKGQAIKSQKALWYKILELRFLLQKPFSSSNRLPQDPVKSSFCEADENVRVAYSDLITSSKETLDSILELQEALFEKNPSITQATSGLERSSKDLEVSKNLDDNFDQEWSQISQTHKRIASFRDKSINKWQRMTQVTTGAAAIKGKLHAFNQDITNQVAAYMRDPSRMIKQMRLRKSAVSVFGSVHEVKDNMKDEEAQTDGDPELLDDSEFYQQLLKEFFETVDPNSSETAFYALKRMQKKKRKIVDRRASKSRKIRYNVHEKIVNFMAPQPMNLPPMAPKLFENLFGLKTQRSSAAAS
- the LOC107486328 gene encoding AAA-ATPase At3g28580-like, translating into MGFEEMWSKIGSIMATIMFMYAMFEKFFPPHLRMHVQKYTHKLASFLSPYIQITFPEFAGERLKRSEAFTAIQTYLSATSSLSAKRLKAEVVKDSQTPVVLSMDDSEEVSDEFKGVKVWWLLNKTTLKTQSFSFYPASDEKRYYTLSFHNRYRDLIAHSYIPHVLEEGKAIKIKNRQLKLYTNNCSTGWYGWNRAKWSNVTFEHPARFETLAMEPNKKEEIINDLIKFKKGKEYYAKIGKAWKRGYLLYGPPGTGKSTMIAAMANFLYYDVYDLELTSVKDNTQLRTLLIETSSKSILVIEDIDCSLDLTGKRRNKRNGKGNQDNDESNKDPVKNAEEEENKDSKVTLSGLLNCIDGIWSACAGERIIVFTTNFVDKLDPALIRSGRMDKHIELSYCCFEAFKVLATNYLDIDDHHHHHLFSIVERLLGEVNVTPADVAEKIMPKSNSDDSEICLKNLIEFLESAKKKEEEEDEEESRLKEEKERENGELKNNNGVKENGFIH